The following are encoded together in the Brassica napus cultivar Da-Ae chromosome A9, Da-Ae, whole genome shotgun sequence genome:
- the LOC106393993 gene encoding protein SHORT ROOT IN SALT MEDIUM 1 isoform X3, which produces MYSSRGSGYGQQPYGSQSGYPQNLGSNYPGSSVSGGAEGGSQIPLSSRLPSGAPQETDIGGGYRSQLSTASHYGAQYASLYGTASLASSQPLSTKGVGSSVLDNRSGYVPTLPDSPKYASGSYLSSSAHGYGQKEDDLYSDKLSGYVPVDRRQSSAYLGRELQNDPAARYADSSSFGRQTDLYDRIDQASLLRGEQLLKMQSLHTTSADGGVRQADYLTERSSTVRHSDQEAMHYGRRLESDPHGLSLHSTSSYASQHTPSLLGAAPRRNLDDYIYMESSSNPGYGVSLPPGRDYGTGKGILTAASLDLDYPGGMLARGGPRVDDLRKDDRASYLREFELREEERRRENLRARDKERERERDRERDREREREREKEREKQRARDRERDRIREKEREDERERDRKRALERKRDRTPTARATSRDPKERTPVPKAVSRDARSSSLRRDAQHREASIRRPSPVRPIRRDYVCKVLSSRLVDMERDYVTLDKRYPRLFLPSEFSKVVVNWPKQKLTLSMHTAVSFEHDYIEDGGVDVKPTPTKSSAVKTGGKTVWNAKMILMSGLSRTALEDLSSDKLFEERIPHICNILKFAVLKKDHSLMATGGPWDPTDGMDPSVDQSSLITTMLRHTKDKLHLDLSNCRHWNPFLEIHYDRVGTDGVSIFKEITVLFVPDLSECLPSFDAWRTQWLAHRKVLAERDRLLSQEAKKDVIVGKGSDNAGEVAKDAEKKTPGTKKVVKKIVKRVVKRPVNDGKATDKKDEKPDEKDVPGKVAISGDNQGESSDPSAKGNEQTPSKTIVKKKIIKKVAKKKIAEVDNNMDGDLKNNGENDEEKVVEAEKKTPDSGSMEMKSPAGKKEESASKIVETKQKAGSPSTEKKEGASSSTKDIKAGEDKKAEKKDKSENQSEGKKVDEKKAKEKINEKEIKERSGKDESILQVKDKKKSDEPPRPGFVLQVKRNKDSKQLRSLSVSLDSLLDYTDKDIDESSFELSLFAESMFEMLQYQMGTRILEFLKKLRVKFVRERNQRKRRQEELSAKEKEAKAQNKRQKTDKEATVTTESVPEKDDKKNSAKETVANTEDTKKATGDEAATMEADIKDEEDEEIDEDPEEDPEEDPEEDPEECEEMDDENPEQEETAEEPQKNEENSEKTSSAVARPITEVATDRKEEIVEKTDSKSAEIKPKSESGKHGKQEEGTSDAPKKEETVDKELLQAFRFFDRNQTGYVRVDDMRTTMHSLGKFLSHREVKELVLSALLESNTGRDDRILYNKLVRLSL; this is translated from the exons ATGTATTCCTCAAGAGGGAGTGGCTACGGTCAACAGCCCTACGGTTCTCAATCCGGTTATCCCCAGAAC CTTGGATCTAATTATCCGGGGAGTTCAGTCAGTGGCGGTGCAGAAGGGGGATCTCAGATTCCCTTGAGCTCTCGCCTTCCTTCAGGTGCTCCTCAGGAGACTGACATTGGTGGTGGCTACAGGTCTCAGTTATCCACAGCTAGTCATTACGGAGCGCAGTACGCGTCTCTGTATGGAACAGCTTCTCTTGCCAGCTCTCAGCCTTTAAGCACCAAAGGCGTTGGCTCATCAGTCTTGGATAACCGCTCTGGATATGTCCCCACTCTGCCGGATTCGCCAAAGTATGCTTCTGGAAGCTATTTGTCTTCCTCTGCCCATGGTTATGGTCAAAAGGAGGATGATTTGTATTCGGATAAGCTCTCTGGTTACGTTCCGGTTGATAGAAGGCAGTCAAGTGCTTATCTCGGTAGGGAGTTGCAAAATGATCCAGCTGCTCGTTATGCTGATTCATCTAGTTTTGGTCGCCAG ACTGATTTGTACGATCGCATTGATCAAGCATCACTCCTCCGCGGAGAACAGTTACTAAAAATGCAGTCGCTCCATACCACTTCTGCTGATGGAGGTGTCAG ACAAGCCGATTATCTTACAGAACGAAGTTCTACTGTACGCCATTCTGACCAAGAAGCTATGCATTATGGAAGAAGGCTCGAGTCTGATCCTCATGGGCTATCACTACACAGCACGTCTTCTTATGCCAGCCAACATACCCCATCGCTATTAGGAGCTGCTCCCCGGCGAAACTTAGATGACTATATCTATATGGAGAGTTCTTCAAATCCTGGTTATGGCGTCAGTTTGCCTCCAGGCAGGGATTATGGTACTGGGAAAGGCATCCTTACTGCAGCATCTCTGGACTTGGACTACCCTGGTGGTATGCTAGCTCGTGGTGGTCCTCGCGTTGATGATCTCCGGAAAGATGACCGGGCAAGTTATCTTAGAGAGTTTGAACTAAGGGAAGAAGAGCGTCGCCGTGAGAACCTGCGTGCCAGAGATAAGGAGCGAGAACGAGAGAGGGATCGCGAACGTGATAGAGAGCGAGAACGAGAGCGGGAGAAGGAACGAGAAAAGCAAAGAGCTAGGGACAGAGAAAGGGATCGCATACGGGAGaaggaaagagaagatgaaagagaacGTGATCGAAAACGCGCTCTCGAAAGAAAACGTGATCGGACTCCAACAGCGAGAGCTACGTCCAGGGACCCAAAGGAGCGGACTCCAGTGCCGAAAGCTGTTTCTAGGGATGCACGTAGTTCCTCTTTGCGGCGGGATGCACAACATCGTGAAGCATCAATTAG GCGTCCTTCACCAGTTAGGCCAATACGGAGAGATTATGTCTGCAAG GTTTTATCCTCGCGCTTGGTTGACATGGAGAGGGATTACGTGACACTGGATAAAAGATATCCAAGGCTTTTTCTACCTTCTGAGTTTTCCAAG GTTGTGGTGAACTGGCCGAAACAAAAGCTTACACTTTCGATGCATACTGCTGTGAG TTTTGAGCATGATTACATTGAAGATGGTGGAGTTGATGTGAAACCTACGCCCACAAAGTCTTCAGCTGTGAAAACTGGAGGAAAGACTGTTTGGAATGCCAAG ATGATTTTGATGAGTG GCCTGAGCAGGACTGCTCTGGAAGATCTTTCTTCAGATAAATTATTTGAAGAGCGTATACCTCATATTTGCAACATATTAAAGTTTGCTGTTCTTAAAAAAGATCATTCGTTGATGGCCACTGGTGGTCCTTGGGATCCCACAGATGGCATGGACCCATCAGTTGATCAGTCTTCCTTAATCACGACAATGCTGAG ACACACAAAGGATAAGCTTCATCTTGATCTGAGCAACTGCCGTCACTGGAATCCCTTTCTAGAG ATACATTACGACAGAGTTGGTACGGATGGAGTTTCAATCTTCAAAGAGATCACTGTACTATTTGTCCCTGATTTATCAGAATGTCTTCCTTCATTTGACGCTTGGAGAACCCAATGGTTGGCACACAGGAAAGTTCTTGCTGAGAGAGATAGACTACTTTCTCAGGAGGCTAAGAAAGATGTCATTGTAGGAAAGGGAAGTGATAATGCCGGTGAAGTAGCCAAGGATGCGGAGAAAAAGACCCCAGGAACTAAGAAGGTGGTGAAAAAGATTGTTAAAAGAGTTGTTAAAAGGCCTGTCAACGATGGAAAGGCAACTGATAAGAAAGATGAGAAGCCGGATGAAAAGGATGTTCCTGGAAAGGTTGCCATTTCAGGTGATAACCAAGGGGAGAGCTCAGATCCTAGTGCTAAGGGTAATGAACAGACTCCTTCAAAGACAATcgtaaagaaaaaaatcatcaaaaaagtGGCTAAAAAGAAGATTGCTGAAGTAGACAATAACATGGACGGTGACTTGAAGAATAATGGAGAGAATGATGAGGAAAAGGTGGTGGAGGCAGAGAAGAAAACTCCTGATTCAGGTAGTATGGAGATGAAATCTCCTGCAGGAAAGAAGGAAGAGAGTGCCTCCAAAATTGTGGAAACAAAACAGAAGGCGGGATCTCCGAGTACTGAGAAAAAGGAGGGTGCTTCTAGTTCAACAAAGGACATTAAGGCAGGTGAAGATAAGAAGGCTGAAAAGAAAGACAAGTCAGAGAACCAATCCGAGGGCAAAAAGGTTGACGAGAAAAAggcaaaagaaaaaattaacgAGAAAGAGATTAAAGAGAGAAGTGGAAAAGATGAGTCCATACTACAAGTGAAGGACAAGAAAAAGTCTGACGAACCTCCTCGGCCAGGATTTGTTCTACAAGTGAAACGGAACAAAGATTCTAAA caGTTGCGTTCACTTTCGGTCTCCCTGGACTCGCTTTTGGATTACACTGACAAGGACATTGATGAGTCATCATTTGAG CTTTCATTGTTTGCTGAATCGATGTTCGAGATGCTACAGTATCAAATGGGTACTCGTATCTTAGAATTTCTCAAG AAATTACGTGTAAAATTTGTGAGAGAGAGAAACCAACGAAAGAGGCGTCAAGAAGAGTTATCTGCCAAGGAAAAGGAAGCAAAAGCACAAAATAAGCGTCAAAAGACTGACAAGGAAGCCACTGTTACAACTGAATCTGTTCCTGAGAAGGATGACAAGAAAAATTCAGCAAAGGAAACGGTAGCTAACACTGAAGACACTAAAAAAGCCACCGGTGATGAAGCTGCTACGATGGAAGCGGATATCAAGGATGAGGAGGATGAAGAGATTGATGAAGATCCAGAGGAAGACCCTGAAGAGGATCCTGAAGAAGACCCTGAGGAATGCGAGGAGATGGACGATGAAAATCCTGAGCAAGAAGAAACTGCTGAAGAG CCGCAGAAGAATGAAGAAAACAGTGAGAAGACTAGCAGCGCTGTTGCTCGTCCTATAACTGAAGTCGCAACTGATAGAAAAGAAGAGATCGTGGAGAAGACTGATTCCAAATCTGCTGAGATCAAACCCAAGTCGGAGTCAGGCAAGCACGGGAAGCAAGAGGAAGGAACATCTGATgcaccaaaaaaagaagaaacggtTGATAAAGAGTTGTTGCAG GCTTTCAGATTCTTTGATCGTAACCAAACAGGCTATGTTAGG GTTGATGATATGAGAACAACTATGCACAGCTTGGGAAAGTTTCTATCTCACCGAGAAGTCAAG GAACTTGTGCTGAGTGCTTTGTTAGAGAGCAACACTGGAAGAGATGATCGGATTTTATACAATAAGCTCGTTAGGCTGTCTTTATAG